The stretch of DNA CCGCCTCGTAGTTCTCGAAGGCGCGGTTGGCGAAGGCGTTCTTCAGGATCTCGTCCTGGGCCGGCGTGTGGGCGAGCGCCGCCATGTTGCCCATGAAGCCGAGCACGCCCTCCTTCAGGGTCGAGGGGCTCTCGGACATCGCCGCCAGCGCCTCGTCGAGGCGGTCGCGCTGGCCGTGCGTCTCGGTGATGTGGCGGCGCAAAGCCGCCTCCATGTCGGGATAGCGCTCCAGCCGCTCGACCTGCCGCTCCATGATCTGGAGCGCCTGCAATTCGAGGGCGTGGGTGTTCTTCAGGGCGGTCACGTAGAGCGAACGGACGTCCTCGGCCATCGGGGGGCTCCTTCCTGTCGGGGTATCTGGTGTCTGCGGCCAACGCCCTTCGCCATCGCCGGTTCGCCTCGGATACTCATACTGTGACAAAGTATCCGAAGAGGCCGGACCGGCACGGAACGCCGGCAGGCCGCCGACGTTGGTCGCCCTCATCGGCGAGGGTTCCGAACGCTCCGCCGCCATCCGACAGGGAGATCGCCATGACCGCGTCACCGCCCCCCGTCCCGCCGGCCAACCGCTCGGACAAGGGCCCCGGCAGCGCCGAGCGCGCCCCGACCGAGGCCGGAGCCAAGAGCGCGGGCCAGGCCAGGGATCCGGACAAGATCGGACAAGCCGGGAACTCGAAGGTGAACACCACCCACCAGGGCCATCAGCAGGATCGGTGACCGCATGAGCACCTCGCACAAGACCGACGCCGCCAACCGCCACCATGGCGGCCCCGGCAGCAGCCACCAAGCTCCCGGCCGGCCCGATCCCACGGCCAAGGACGGACCGAACCTGGGCGCGGCCACCAGCGACAGCCGCTCCCACGTCTCGGGCGGCGGCGGTGAGCACGACCGGCACCATACCCACGATCCCGATCGCAAGGGGCATTCGCCGCGCTCGCATTGAGGCCGGCGGCGCCCGATCCGGATCGCCGGGAGGCATCCTTGCGGTTAAGGATGTTTCCCGTGAAACGGAGGCGGGCGCCCCGATCCGGCCACGGCCTCAGCGCGATATCGCCAAGGTCGGGTCGCACAGGAGCATCCCTGACGAACCGCGCGTAGGGAGCCCGCCCATGTCTCACGCCGCCCTCCAGCCCGGCCTCACCCGCCGCGCTGCCCTGATCGGCGCGGCGCTCGCCGCCTGCGCCGTCCGGAGCGCCGAGGCCGCGGAGGATGCCGCCGCCAGGCTCGCGCAGCTGGAGCGGCGCGACGGCGGCATGCTCGGGGTCGAGGTGCGCGACACCGCCACCGGCCGGCGCTTCGGCCACCGGGCCGACGACCGCTTCCCGCTATGCAGCACCTTCAAGGCGGTCGCCGCCGCCGCGGTGCTGGCCCGGGCCGACAAGGGCCAGGACGACCTCAACCGGCGGATCGGCTACACCCGCGACGCCCTCCTCAGCTATGCCCCGGTCACCGCCAAGCATGTCGAGACCGGCATGACGCTGGCGGAACTCTGCGCCGCCGCCGTGGTGTGGAGCGACAACACCGCCGCCAACCTGATGCTCGAGACGCTCGGGGGGCCGGCGGGCATCACCGCCTTCGCCCGCGCCCACGGCGACACCGTCACCCGGCTCGACCGCACCGAGCCGACCCTCAACACCGCGATCCCCGGCGACCCGCGCGACACGACGAGCCCGGCAGCCATGGTCGGCCTCCTCGACACCATCCTCCTCGGCCGGGCCCTCTCGGCGGAGTCGCGCGCCCGGCTCACCGGATGGATGCACGAGAGCACGACCGGCCTGAAGCGCCTGCGCGCCGGCCTGCCGGACGGGTGGCGCACGGCCGACAAGACCGGCACCGGCGACAACGGCACCGCCAACGTGGTGGCGCTGATCCACCGGCCGGACGGTGCGCCGATCCTCGCCGCGGTGTATCTCACCGGATCGCCGGCCGAGCCCGCCGCGCGCGACGCCGTGCATGCCGAGGTGGGCCGGCTGATCGCCCGGAGCTTCCCCGGCGCCTGAAAGGGCCCGGATTGCCCCGATGTCGAAGACCACCCGTGCCACCCAGGCCCTCACCCGCGCCGGCATCCCCCATACCGTCCACGCCTACGCGTACGACCCGGAGGCGACCCGCATCGGCCTCCAGGCGGCGGAGGCGATGGGCGTCCCGCCGGGCGAGGTGTTCAAGACCCTGATGGCGGCGGTCGACGGCAAGCCGGTCTGCGTGCTGGTGCCCTCCGACCGGGAGGTGTCGCTGAAGAAGCTTGCCGCCGCCTTCGCCGGCAAGTCGGCCGCGATGATGCGCCCGGCCGAAGCCGAGCGGCTGACCGGCTACCATGTCGGCGGCATCAGCCCGCTCGGACAGAAACGAGCGGTGCCCACCCTGGTCGACGCGGCCGCGCTCGGCTTCTCCGACATCTTCGTCAATGGCGGCCAGCGCGGGTTGCAGGTGCGGGTCAAGCCCGCCGACCTGGTGCACGTGCTCCAGGCCCGGACCGAGGCCGTGACCTGACGGAAACGTCACCTTAACCATGTTCC from Methylobacterium aquaticum encodes:
- the ybaK gene encoding Cys-tRNA(Pro) deacylase, which codes for MSKTTRATQALTRAGIPHTVHAYAYDPEATRIGLQAAEAMGVPPGEVFKTLMAAVDGKPVCVLVPSDREVSLKKLAAAFAGKSAAMMRPAEAERLTGYHVGGISPLGQKRAVPTLVDAAALGFSDIFVNGGQRGLQVRVKPADLVHVLQARTEAVT
- a CDS encoding ferritin-like domain-containing protein — encoded protein: MAEDVRSLYVTALKNTHALELQALQIMERQVERLERYPDMEAALRRHITETHGQRDRLDEALAAMSESPSTLKEGVLGFMGNMAALAHTPAQDEILKNAFANRAFENYEAAAYDALITLAEAAGESARLPAFEMSLKEELAMAQKMADLVRPTTRRYLELTLGGGKADR
- the bla gene encoding class A beta-lactamase, with translation MSHAALQPGLTRRAALIGAALAACAVRSAEAAEDAAARLAQLERRDGGMLGVEVRDTATGRRFGHRADDRFPLCSTFKAVAAAAVLARADKGQDDLNRRIGYTRDALLSYAPVTAKHVETGMTLAELCAAAVVWSDNTAANLMLETLGGPAGITAFARAHGDTVTRLDRTEPTLNTAIPGDPRDTTSPAAMVGLLDTILLGRALSAESRARLTGWMHESTTGLKRLRAGLPDGWRTADKTGTGDNGTANVVALIHRPDGAPILAAVYLTGSPAEPAARDAVHAEVGRLIARSFPGA